One part of the Aquicella lusitana genome encodes these proteins:
- a CDS encoding DUF1328 domain-containing protein, which produces MLSWIFTFLVLAIIAAVFGFTGIAAAATGIAKILFYIFIILFVLSLIVHLVRRGP; this is translated from the coding sequence ATGTTATCTTGGATCTTCACGTTCTTGGTTCTAGCTATCATTGCAGCTGTCTTTGGTTTTACTGGTATTGCCGCTGCAGCGACCGGAATTGCAAAAATTCTTTTTTACATTTTTATAATCTTATTTGTTTTATCACTCATTGTGCACCTTGTTCGTAGAGGTCCGTGA
- a CDS encoding CsbD family protein translates to MNKDIVKGHWKEIKGKLKQQWGKLTDDEIDTMQGTFEELEGKLQRHYGYQKEQAEREIEKFLERNHLTEKT, encoded by the coding sequence ATGAATAAAGACATTGTAAAAGGTCACTGGAAAGAAATTAAAGGGAAATTAAAGCAACAATGGGGAAAATTAACAGACGACGAAATCGATACTATGCAAGGAACTTTTGAAGAGCTGGAAGGTAAATTGCAACGTCATTACGGTTATCAAAAAGAACAAGCCGAAAGGGAAATCGAAAAATTTTTAGAAAGGAATCATCTAACTGAAAAAACTTAA
- the gstA gene encoding glutathione transferase GstA translates to MKLYYSKGACSLASRIIINELGLSCEYESVDLRTKKTESGKDYLSINDKGAVPALETDQNGILTENGVILQYLADKEKVVELLPSTDDFNRYRILEWQNYVATELHKSFGPLFNPTLSQEVKDQFFKPLLNAKLSYVDKHLQLKKYLLGDQFTLADAYMLVMINWAIYFKFDTEKWPHLMQYYHLVKQRKSVQQSLQQESLL, encoded by the coding sequence ATGAAACTGTATTATTCCAAAGGTGCCTGTTCGCTAGCTTCCAGAATTATCATCAATGAATTGGGATTATCTTGCGAATATGAATCCGTCGATTTGCGAACCAAAAAAACCGAATCTGGTAAGGATTACCTCTCGATTAATGATAAAGGTGCTGTTCCAGCATTAGAAACAGACCAAAATGGAATTCTTACCGAGAATGGGGTGATTTTACAATATCTGGCAGATAAAGAAAAAGTGGTGGAATTATTACCATCTACGGATGATTTTAACCGTTATCGTATTCTTGAGTGGCAAAATTATGTTGCGACGGAACTGCATAAGAGCTTTGGTCCATTATTTAATCCTACCTTATCGCAGGAAGTGAAAGATCAATTTTTTAAGCCATTACTAAATGCAAAATTAAGTTATGTGGATAAGCATCTTCAACTCAAAAAATACTTGCTGGGTGATCAGTTTACCTTAGCGGATGCCTATATGTTGGTGATGATTAATTGGGCGATATACTTTAAATTTGACACAGAAAAATGGCCTCATTTGATGCAATATTATCATCTAGTCAAGCAGCGAAAATCTGTTCAGCAATCATTGCAGCAAGAAAGTTTGTTGTAA
- a CDS encoding nucleotide triphosphate diphosphatase NUDT15, giving the protein MIVKVGVGVMIFNEHQQVLLGKRLGKHGYGTRAFPGGHLEYKESPFDCAVRETREETGLILNYVNQGPWTNDVFDDGSHYLTLFMLANHPGGIPRVLEPDKCEKWEWFDWNDLPAPLFRTIITLKSNHTDLIKSLKAKAHIGNYGSMLP; this is encoded by the coding sequence ATGATAGTCAAAGTGGGAGTTGGTGTCATGATATTTAATGAGCACCAGCAGGTGCTGTTGGGTAAACGGCTTGGCAAGCATGGTTATGGTACACGGGCTTTTCCTGGCGGCCACTTGGAATACAAAGAATCACCCTTTGACTGCGCAGTGCGTGAAACCAGAGAAGAAACGGGACTCATTCTTAATTATGTCAATCAGGGGCCATGGACAAACGATGTCTTTGACGATGGCAGCCATTACCTCACCCTTTTTATGCTGGCGAATCATCCTGGCGGCATACCGCGTGTGCTTGAACCTGACAAATGTGAAAAATGGGAATGGTTTGATTGGAACGATCTACCCGCTCCGCTATTTAGAACGATTATAACTCTCAAATCCAATCATACCGACCTCATCAAAAGTCTGAAGGCGAAGGCGCATATCGGTAATTACGGGAGCATGCTCCCGTAA
- a CDS encoding bifunctional methionine sulfoxide reductase B/A protein, whose protein sequence is MIKTKSLPEHVLAVVKDKGTEQPFSGEYDRFGESGTYLCRQCGLPLYRSHTKFHSGCGWPSFDEEIAGSILREMDADGRRTEILCVRCRAHLGHVFEGEGLTAKNTRHCVNSLSLDFVSDLNVMDTEEAIFAAGCFWGVEYYFKRLPGVLKAEAGYTGGHQPYPTYEEICSGRTGHYEAVRVIYDPASLDYENLTKYFFEIHDQAQTNGQGPDLGEQYQSVIFYYDDKQRQIAQKLIAELKGLGFEVATQLKPVSTFWPAETYHQDYYAKTGKHPYCHQYTKKFAP, encoded by the coding sequence ATGATAAAAACAAAAAGCTTGCCTGAGCATGTGCTTGCTGTCGTGAAAGACAAAGGAACAGAGCAGCCTTTTTCAGGTGAATATGATCGCTTCGGCGAATCGGGCACTTATTTATGCCGTCAGTGCGGCTTACCGCTTTATCGTTCACATACAAAATTTCACTCAGGCTGCGGCTGGCCGAGTTTTGATGAAGAAATTGCCGGATCCATTCTTCGTGAAATGGATGCAGACGGCAGACGCACGGAGATTTTATGCGTACGCTGCCGGGCTCATTTGGGACATGTTTTTGAAGGGGAAGGACTTACCGCAAAGAATACGCGTCATTGTGTCAATTCACTCAGCCTTGATTTTGTTTCTGATCTCAATGTCATGGACACAGAGGAAGCGATATTTGCCGCTGGTTGTTTCTGGGGCGTGGAATACTATTTCAAAAGATTACCCGGTGTACTAAAGGCCGAAGCTGGCTACACCGGAGGCCATCAGCCTTATCCAACCTATGAGGAAATCTGTTCGGGTCGCACCGGTCATTATGAGGCGGTTCGGGTCATTTATGACCCAGCAAGCTTAGATTATGAAAACCTGACCAAATATTTTTTTGAGATTCATGATCAGGCCCAAACGAACGGTCAAGGCCCTGATTTAGGTGAGCAATATCAGAGTGTCATTTTTTATTATGATGATAAACAGAGGCAAATAGCCCAAAAATTAATCGCTGAGCTAAAAGGTTTGGGCTTTGAAGTGGCAACGCAACTTAAACCGGTTAGCACTTTTTGGCCCGCAGAAACTTATCATCAGGATTACTACGCAAAAACGGGCAAACATCCCTACTGCCATCAGTATACCAAAAAGTTTGCCCCATAA
- a CDS encoding SIMPL domain-containing protein, with translation MINKITFVICTIILSIGFLGAGYSIGKGFYLVKKMSRSVTVKGLAEKDVKSDLGIWEINYREVGNDLVQLDQRLQHDQDVVIAFLKKQGFTDDEIGHTQLKVEDRLANIYSQPGTQTTNDQRYVVTAGVRVRSINVDLIQKTVQIANQLLQQGVPLTFDASLLSPNPSFYYTQLDSIRPAMLAEATKSARTVAEQFAKDSDSKLAGIQRASQGVFQIMGRDTSTMSADWNSNQNALGSIDKKVRLVTTIDYRLR, from the coding sequence ATGATAAATAAAATAACATTTGTCATTTGCACAATTATTTTAAGCATAGGCTTCTTGGGCGCCGGGTACAGTATTGGAAAAGGCTTTTATCTCGTCAAGAAAATGAGCCGTTCGGTAACGGTAAAAGGTCTCGCAGAAAAAGATGTGAAATCGGATCTCGGCATCTGGGAGATTAACTATAGGGAAGTGGGCAACGATCTGGTACAACTGGATCAGCGTTTGCAACACGATCAGGATGTGGTCATTGCCTTTTTGAAAAAGCAGGGTTTTACCGATGATGAAATTGGCCATACCCAATTGAAAGTAGAAGACCGTTTAGCCAATATTTATAGCCAGCCTGGCACGCAAACGACCAACGACCAGCGCTATGTTGTCACTGCCGGCGTGCGTGTACGTTCTATCAATGTGGACCTCATTCAAAAAACCGTGCAAATCGCCAATCAACTTCTGCAGCAAGGCGTACCGCTTACTTTTGACGCCAGTCTTTTGAGTCCTAACCCAAGTTTTTATTACACACAGCTGGATAGCATTCGACCTGCCATGCTCGCAGAAGCCACCAAGAGCGCACGCACGGTAGCAGAGCAGTTTGCCAAAGATTCAGACAGTAAATTGGCGGGGATCCAGCGTGCCAGCCAAGGTGTTTTCCAGATCATGGGAAGAGACACCAGTACGATGAGTGCTGACTGGAACAGCAATCAGAATGCATTAGGTTCTATTGATAAAAAAGTCAGGCTGGTGACGACCATCGATTATCGCTTGCGATAG
- the nudC gene encoding NAD(+) diphosphatase gives MTSPASKKLSYWLVFQNDCLLIAKNDTAHKLLTASAINELIAAFSRQHLLAQFDDFDIYCAELATESSLPQSIDPIPFRKALESLGTDWYSIAAKARAIINWDKNHQYCGRCGHPTELKTGAFERHCPACSLVFYPRISPSIIVLIQKGDHILMARSHHFLPGVYGLIAGFVEAGENVEEAVHREVKEEVGIEIKNLRYFGSQAWPFPDSLMIAFTAEYAAGDLMINPSEIEEAGWYHIDHLPGRPSSSISIARKLINHFIEQQKGKSPV, from the coding sequence ATGACCTCACCTGCATCAAAAAAGTTAAGTTACTGGCTCGTTTTTCAGAATGATTGCCTGCTGATCGCCAAAAATGATACTGCCCATAAGCTATTGACTGCATCAGCCATTAACGAATTAATAGCAGCATTTTCCAGGCAGCACCTGTTAGCCCAGTTTGATGATTTTGATATTTACTGCGCAGAACTCGCAACCGAATCTTCCCTTCCTCAATCGATCGATCCCATCCCCTTCAGAAAAGCGCTTGAATCGCTAGGAACGGACTGGTATAGCATTGCTGCCAAAGCACGCGCCATCATTAACTGGGATAAAAATCATCAATATTGTGGGCGCTGCGGCCATCCAACAGAACTTAAAACAGGCGCTTTTGAACGTCATTGCCCTGCCTGTTCATTGGTTTTTTATCCTCGCATTTCACCTTCGATTATTGTATTAATTCAAAAAGGGGACCATATCCTCATGGCGAGAAGTCATCATTTTCTTCCGGGTGTTTATGGTCTGATTGCCGGTTTTGTTGAAGCGGGTGAAAACGTGGAAGAAGCTGTCCACAGGGAAGTCAAAGAAGAAGTCGGCATAGAAATTAAAAACCTCCGTTATTTTGGTTCACAAGCCTGGCCCTTCCCGGATTCACTGATGATTGCTTTCACAGCTGAATATGCCGCAGGCGACCTTATGATTAATCCCTCTGAAATTGAAGAAGCCGGCTGGTACCATATTGATCATTTGCCAGGACGGCCATCCTCTAGCATCAGTATCGCCAGAAAGCTTATTAATCATTTTATTGAACAACAAAAAGGCAAGAGCCCTGTTTGA
- a CDS encoding VIT1/CCC1 transporter family protein: protein MQLYDNWREEKRSAYLYAVMAENEKNILHQKLFSDLKTAAESQADVWKKKIEDNGLQPPGIYVPDLRTRLVARLIKWVGAENLHHILAAMKIRGMSVFTQYHAEHRHTGLNAASNLRAAVFGINDGLISNMSLILGIAGANANQHVIILAGVAGLLAGACSMGAGEYISVRSQREVFEYQIAIEKQELEEYPEEEMEELSLIYQARGVPREAADKLAQIMIDNPETGLNTLAREELGLNPEELVSPIGAMLASFFSFAVGAFIPLLPFLLGSNLPSLYMSMGLTSAALFVIGATLSLFNNKNPVLQGLRMLVIGFLAGGLTFVIGKGLGIAMY, encoded by the coding sequence ATGCAACTCTATGACAACTGGCGGGAAGAGAAACGGTCAGCCTACCTTTATGCCGTTATGGCAGAGAATGAAAAAAATATTCTGCATCAAAAATTATTTTCTGATCTAAAAACTGCCGCAGAAAGCCAGGCTGATGTTTGGAAGAAAAAAATTGAAGACAATGGGTTGCAACCGCCAGGCATTTATGTACCTGATCTGCGCACTCGCCTTGTGGCCAGACTCATCAAATGGGTCGGCGCTGAGAACTTACATCACATTCTCGCCGCCATGAAAATTCGCGGGATGTCTGTGTTTACGCAATATCATGCTGAACACCGGCATACGGGTTTAAATGCTGCTAGCAATCTGCGTGCCGCTGTCTTTGGGATAAACGATGGCCTCATTTCTAACATGAGCTTGATTTTGGGCATTGCTGGCGCAAATGCAAATCAACATGTCATTATTCTTGCAGGTGTTGCGGGTCTGCTTGCCGGCGCGTGTTCCATGGGTGCTGGCGAATATATCTCAGTACGTTCGCAGCGCGAAGTATTTGAATATCAGATCGCGATTGAAAAGCAGGAACTGGAAGAATACCCTGAAGAAGAAATGGAAGAACTCAGTCTTATTTACCAGGCACGCGGTGTCCCGCGTGAAGCGGCTGACAAACTGGCCCAAATCATGATTGATAACCCGGAAACGGGATTAAATACCCTGGCTCGCGAGGAGCTGGGTCTTAATCCTGAAGAACTGGTCTCGCCGATCGGCGCCATGCTGGCTTCGTTTTTCTCATTCGCTGTCGGCGCTTTTATCCCGCTCCTGCCGTTTCTCCTGGGAAGTAATTTACCGAGCCTCTACATGAGTATGGGTTTGACATCCGCTGCTCTTTTCGTCATTGGCGCCACCCTCAGCCTCTTTAATAATAAAAATCCCGTCCTGCAAGGTTTGCGAATGTTGGTCATCGGTTTTCTTGCCGGGGGGCTAACATTTGTGATCGGCAAAGGATTGGGGATCGCAATGTATTGA
- a CDS encoding AAA family ATPase encodes MHTDYFPLGIAQGKAFCNRVNERQRLAKNIKAHQHTLITSPRRYGKTSLVTFVMNDTGIPFANVDFFVALDAKACEEQLIQGTQRLLHQISSKPERLFNHIKDYFIQSKKKWTIGYKGVHLELIPDKENDPATNIMDVLLALESVLAKKRQHAVLFIDEFQEIGALPSAKALEGAIRHVAQETKYLLLIFSGSNRHLLNHMFDDKSRPLYLLCERMILDRIAEDDYVAFINNVAMKTWKKSLSDKTLEQLFTLTERHPYYINVLCNALWKNHMDQSHPPDAEAASKYWQEYIHIEKTRISRELSQLSFGQRKILTAVSFGHTTELTGKHILQKIGITGPSVISALQVLEEKDLIGRKDDGSYFTIDPLMKASLRYFYQDAFEIQA; translated from the coding sequence ATGCACACCGATTATTTTCCTTTGGGCATTGCACAGGGAAAAGCATTTTGTAACCGGGTCAACGAACGTCAACGTCTGGCTAAAAATATTAAAGCTCACCAGCATACACTCATTACTTCGCCACGACGCTATGGCAAAACCAGTCTGGTTACCTTTGTCATGAATGACACTGGTATCCCTTTTGCCAATGTCGATTTTTTTGTTGCGCTGGATGCCAAAGCTTGTGAAGAACAGCTAATTCAGGGCACTCAACGGCTGCTCCATCAAATTTCCAGCAAACCTGAACGCCTGTTCAATCATATTAAAGATTATTTCATTCAATCTAAAAAAAAATGGACCATTGGTTATAAAGGAGTCCATCTGGAACTCATCCCCGACAAGGAAAATGATCCTGCAACTAATATTATGGATGTATTACTTGCGCTGGAAAGCGTACTCGCAAAAAAGCGTCAACATGCCGTCTTATTTATCGATGAATTTCAGGAAATCGGCGCACTGCCCTCCGCGAAAGCACTAGAAGGCGCCATCCGCCATGTTGCCCAGGAAACAAAATATCTTCTGCTAATTTTTTCTGGCAGTAACCGACATTTATTAAATCATATGTTCGACGATAAATCGCGCCCGTTATATCTGTTGTGTGAGCGTATGATTTTAGACCGCATCGCCGAAGATGATTACGTTGCATTTATTAACAACGTTGCGATGAAAACATGGAAAAAATCTCTGTCAGACAAAACACTTGAACAACTTTTTACCCTGACAGAACGTCATCCTTATTATATAAATGTGTTATGTAATGCGCTATGGAAAAACCATATGGACCAATCTCATCCGCCAGACGCGGAAGCAGCCAGCAAATATTGGCAGGAATATATTCATATAGAAAAAACACGAATCAGTCGTGAACTTTCTCAATTGAGTTTTGGCCAGCGTAAAATCCTCACAGCTGTTTCATTTGGACACACAACAGAATTAACAGGCAAACACATTCTGCAAAAAATTGGCATTACAGGGCCAAGTGTCATCAGTGCGCTGCAAGTGCTTGAGGAAAAAGATTTGATAGGCAGAAAAGATGACGGCAGTTACTTCACTATCGATCCATTAATGAAGGCATCGTTGCGATATTTTTACCAGGATGCTTTTGAAATTCAGGCCTGA
- a CDS encoding DUF378 domain-containing protein, which translates to MKDLNLYGWIALIIVLVGGINLGLMGLLNTDIIMSIFGALLGRLIFIVVGVAAGYLCYLIYLEKMKKTP; encoded by the coding sequence ATGAAAGACTTAAATCTTTACGGTTGGATTGCCCTGATTATTGTTCTCGTTGGCGGGATCAATTTGGGTCTGATGGGTTTGCTTAACACCGATATTATTATGTCTATTTTTGGCGCCTTGCTCGGCCGTCTCATTTTCATTGTCGTGGGAGTGGCAGCAGGGTATCTTTGCTATTTGATCTACTTGGAAAAAATGAAAAAGACGCCCTGA
- a CDS encoding FAD-binding protein codes for MIRFFMCILVLILSTPISNALAQTSKQAPFCRCQPGQSCWPKARDWEALAKQLTGQLVKPTDPMTACRVNATSQTCRSALKKIHNPFFNESHPGGSQSQGWLGAWNHQVSQYAVEAETTHDIVAAVNFARQHQLRLVIKGTGHDYLGRSNAPNSLLIWTHKMREIRFNPSFVPVGCLAGEQPVSAITVGAGSRWLDAYEEATNKHNQYVQGGGCTTVGAAGGFTQGGGFGSFSKKFGTGATGVLQVEVVTAKGETIIANKCQNQDLFWAIRGGGGGTFGVVTKMTLKTHPLPPYFGFLQGTISAKNDEAYKKLLRQFTVFFRENLNNEHWGEQFSFNANNKIEIFLVFQGLNQEQAEKVWQPLQAWLQANHDYTLQIKMITVPPQKVWDYHFWEKNHPEFIKLNTAKGASKGEFWWAPNSKEVSAYWYTYQSWWLPLTLFEDKNVNQLADLFYKASRLAPVSLHINKGLAGAPHDVIKAGRETATHPSAFHSAALVIMGAASNQVYPGVKGSEPNIKEAGKTVQKINQAMQLFIQAAPNAGTYVNEADYFQKDWQKAFWGDNYARLFAIKQKYDPDGLFYCHHCVGSESWTRGGMCRQSIAAGRIEP; via the coding sequence ATGATACGGTTTTTTATGTGTATTTTAGTGCTTATTTTATCTACCCCTATCTCAAATGCGTTGGCGCAAACAAGCAAGCAGGCACCTTTCTGCCGTTGTCAACCAGGCCAATCCTGCTGGCCCAAAGCCAGGGACTGGGAAGCATTAGCAAAACAGCTTACAGGGCAGCTTGTCAAACCAACGGATCCTATGACTGCCTGCAGGGTAAATGCAACTAGTCAGACTTGCAGGTCGGCGCTAAAAAAAATCCATAATCCTTTTTTTAATGAATCACATCCAGGCGGATCACAAAGCCAGGGTTGGCTAGGAGCTTGGAATCATCAAGTCAGCCAATATGCAGTTGAAGCAGAAACAACGCATGATATTGTTGCTGCAGTTAATTTTGCGCGTCAGCATCAGTTGAGGCTTGTCATTAAAGGGACAGGACATGATTATCTGGGGCGGTCCAATGCGCCGAATTCGTTATTGATATGGACGCATAAAATGCGTGAAATCCGTTTTAATCCCTCTTTTGTACCCGTTGGCTGTTTAGCAGGCGAACAGCCTGTTTCTGCTATCACAGTAGGTGCAGGTAGCAGATGGCTGGATGCTTATGAGGAAGCGACAAACAAACATAATCAGTATGTGCAGGGAGGGGGATGTACTACGGTTGGCGCTGCAGGAGGATTTACGCAAGGTGGTGGTTTTGGAAGTTTTTCAAAAAAATTCGGTACAGGTGCAACTGGCGTCTTGCAGGTAGAAGTGGTAACAGCCAAGGGTGAAACGATCATCGCCAACAAGTGCCAGAATCAAGATCTTTTTTGGGCGATACGCGGCGGTGGCGGCGGAACGTTTGGCGTTGTCACAAAAATGACATTAAAAACTCATCCACTTCCTCCGTATTTTGGCTTTTTGCAAGGAACCATTTCTGCCAAAAACGATGAAGCCTATAAGAAACTGCTGCGTCAATTTACTGTTTTTTTTCGTGAGAACCTCAATAATGAGCATTGGGGGGAGCAATTTTCATTTAATGCAAATAACAAGATTGAAATATTCCTGGTATTTCAAGGATTGAATCAGGAACAAGCCGAGAAAGTATGGCAGCCTTTGCAAGCCTGGCTGCAGGCAAATCACGACTATACTCTACAAATCAAAATGATAACCGTACCTCCCCAAAAGGTGTGGGACTATCATTTTTGGGAAAAGAATCATCCCGAATTTATCAAGCTGAATACAGCAAAAGGGGCCTCGAAAGGCGAATTTTGGTGGGCGCCAAATAGTAAGGAAGTGTCGGCTTATTGGTATACTTATCAATCCTGGTGGTTGCCCCTTACACTTTTTGAAGATAAAAATGTTAATCAGCTTGCTGATCTATTTTATAAGGCTTCACGGCTTGCTCCTGTTTCGCTTCACATTAATAAAGGTCTAGCAGGTGCACCTCATGATGTGATTAAAGCGGGCCGCGAAACGGCAACGCATCCATCTGCCTTTCATTCTGCTGCTTTGGTCATTATGGGAGCTGCCAGCAATCAAGTTTATCCGGGTGTAAAAGGTAGCGAGCCTAATATCAAGGAGGCTGGAAAGACGGTTCAAAAGATTAACCAGGCCATGCAACTATTTATTCAGGCTGCTCCCAATGCAGGTACGTATGTCAATGAGGCAGATTATTTTCAAAAGGATTGGCAAAAAGCATTTTGGGGCGATAATTATGCAAGGTTATTTGCCATAAAACAAAAATACGATCCAGATGGCCTTTTTTACTGTCATCACTGTGTAGGGAGTGAGTCATGGACACGTGGTGGCATGTGCCGGCAATCGATTGCAGCTGGGCGGATAGAGCCCTAG
- a CDS encoding 4'-phosphopantetheinyl transferase family protein — MIVTYPMHLKAHEIHIWSAHLALTPEQEEAQLRLLSPDENERAQRFQFPIHRQHFIAARSTLRKILGVYLNTSPQDIRFVYTEHKKPLLAHPAYARLKFNMAHSHDIAVYAFALDQMVGIDIEKIKTTYNAAIAKRYFSQQENAALEQLSGKEQINGFFRLWSRKEALVKAAGKGLFIPLSSFSVSLDKKCETVQLEGETWTLLSLALHPAYETALASNQSIRSILFWAFFDHSPVQLSSLHL, encoded by the coding sequence ATGATAGTAACATATCCTATGCATTTAAAAGCGCATGAAATTCACATCTGGTCAGCCCATTTAGCACTTACGCCCGAACAGGAAGAAGCGCAGCTTAGACTATTAAGTCCGGATGAAAATGAACGTGCTCAGCGCTTCCAGTTTCCTATTCATCGCCAGCATTTTATTGCAGCACGCAGTACTTTGCGCAAAATCCTCGGCGTTTACCTCAACACTTCTCCACAAGATATACGCTTTGTTTATACTGAACATAAAAAACCGCTTTTAGCACATCCCGCCTATGCGCGGTTAAAGTTTAATATGGCTCATTCGCATGACATAGCTGTTTATGCCTTTGCTCTGGATCAGATGGTTGGCATTGATATTGAAAAAATTAAAACCACTTATAATGCTGCTATTGCTAAACGTTATTTCAGCCAGCAAGAAAATGCAGCATTGGAGCAGCTCTCAGGCAAGGAACAAATAAATGGTTTTTTTCGTCTCTGGTCACGCAAGGAAGCACTCGTAAAAGCGGCGGGCAAGGGTTTATTTATTCCCCTCTCTAGTTTTTCCGTTTCACTCGACAAGAAATGTGAAACCGTGCAACTGGAAGGGGAAACCTGGACATTACTGTCACTCGCCCTTCATCCTGCTTACGAAACTGCACTGGCCAGTAATCAGTCCATCCGTTCAATTTTGTTTTGGGCTTTTTTTGATCACAGCCCTGTGCAGCTCTCCTCCCTCCATTTATAA
- the lysA gene encoding diaminopimelate decarboxylase — MSCLHYRETELYIENSRLKQVAEKFGTPCYVYSSSALASNWQAFDEALKSIPHRICYAVKANSNLAILHQLAKLNSGFDIVSLGELERVIAAGGDPKKVIFSGIGKSEIEIEQAIKKKIHCFNVESEAELEKLHQIASRLNTTVNVALRVNPNIDPHTHNYISTGLKENKFGIEINKIIPLGRQLASASHLRLIGIASHIGSQIVKLNPFLSAANRLLDIYLELRKSGINVQHINVGGGLGITYHDEHPPAIAEYVKALQQKFLKHPVEIIIEPGRSIVGNAGALLTRIEYLKHTSQKNFVIVDTGMNDLLRPALYNAWQAILPVELRNSEKRTYDIAGPVCESADFLGKNRTLAVQPGDYLAIDSAGAYGFSMSSNYNSRCRPAEVLIENDKMRLIRRRETIEDLFALEKI, encoded by the coding sequence ATGTCATGCCTGCATTATCGTGAAACTGAGCTCTATATTGAAAATAGCCGCCTGAAACAGGTCGCCGAAAAGTTTGGTACACCGTGCTATGTCTATTCCAGCTCAGCGCTAGCATCAAACTGGCAAGCCTTTGATGAAGCCCTTAAATCCATTCCGCATCGTATCTGTTATGCGGTAAAAGCCAACAGCAATCTTGCGATTCTTCATCAGCTCGCCAAATTGAATTCCGGTTTTGATATTGTATCGCTGGGTGAATTAGAACGGGTTATTGCTGCAGGCGGTGATCCTAAGAAAGTGATTTTTTCAGGTATTGGTAAAAGCGAGATAGAAATTGAGCAGGCGATTAAAAAAAAGATCCACTGTTTCAATGTGGAATCTGAAGCCGAGCTGGAAAAACTGCACCAAATCGCCTCTCGGCTAAACACGACTGTTAATGTTGCCTTGCGCGTGAACCCTAACATTGATCCGCACACGCATAATTACATTTCAACTGGATTGAAAGAAAATAAATTTGGAATTGAAATCAATAAAATTATCCCACTCGGACGTCAGCTGGCTTCCGCCTCACATTTGCGGTTAATAGGCATTGCTTCTCACATTGGTTCGCAGATTGTTAAGCTGAATCCTTTTTTAAGCGCTGCAAATCGCTTGCTGGATATTTATCTTGAGCTACGTAAATCCGGTATCAACGTTCAGCATATTAATGTGGGCGGTGGTCTTGGAATTACTTATCATGATGAGCATCCGCCCGCTATCGCTGAATATGTAAAAGCCCTGCAGCAGAAATTTCTCAAACACCCCGTTGAAATTATCATTGAACCGGGCCGTTCGATCGTAGGTAATGCAGGAGCCCTGCTTACACGAATTGAATATCTCAAGCATACCAGCCAGAAAAATTTTGTGATAGTTGATACAGGAATGAATGACTTATTACGCCCCGCTCTTTATAATGCATGGCAAGCGATTTTGCCGGTAGAATTGCGTAATTCAGAAAAAAGGACCTATGATATCGCAGGCCCTGTCTGTGAATCCGCTGATTTTCTGGGAAAAAATCGCACCCTGGCTGTTCAGCCCGGCGATTATCTTGCCATTGATTCAGCTGGTGCATATGGCTTCAGCATGAGTTCAAATTATAACTCGCGTTGCCGTCCAGCTGAAGTGTTGATTGAAAACGACAAGATGCGCCTCATTCGCCGGCGCGAAACAATTGAAGATTTGTTTGCCCTTGAAAAAATATGA